One part of the Arabidopsis thaliana chromosome 1 sequence genome encodes these proteins:
- a CDS encoding Cysteine/Histidine-rich C1 domain family protein (Cysteine/Histidine-rich C1 domain family protein; FUNCTIONS IN: zinc ion binding; INVOLVED IN: biological_process unknown; LOCATED IN: intracellular; CONTAINS InterPro DOMAIN/s: DC1 (InterPro:IPR004146), Zinc finger, PHD-type (InterPro:IPR001965), Zinc finger, C2H2-type (InterPro:IPR007087), C1-like (InterPro:IPR011424); BEST Arabidopsis thaliana protein match is: Cysteine/Histidine-rich C1 domain family protein (TAIR:AT5G42280.1); Has 1717 Blast hits to 704 proteins in 45 species: Archae - 0; Bacteria - 0; Metazoa - 107; Fungi - 0; Plants - 1600; Viruses - 0; Other Eukaryotes - 10 (source: NCBI BLink).), with the protein MEEITLKLSSRAILVCRQSDPSQSTHLLSRRYGGQRMSKCLICRTKKHHRTKYHLHCDTCDYDIHKSCYLLPRCRSMPLTRPHTLREGNDYHSSCDTCGDEVSENDRSYHCPTCEMCYHKVCNLYPHEIRHPFHAQHPLKLTFSSDSSFTDLKELPASWQEEPSDSETEDSDASDDVSSDSSISDDVSSDSSISDLKCKCCQTNLQEVYYHCSICKFNLNLTCARNPPLSTISHLKSHEHPLSIFPRRIPLPCDACGLSLENTNDYVYACLSCNLMVHMACIFLPRVIKITRHQHRLSLSPSLPSGIYPCGVCRLTIDVTYGQFSCNRGCHYAVHSKCAIEERIWDGKDLDGVPEEPDEDVEPFERIDDKTIQHFSHEHYLRLNIRNGVFDADSFCQACIIPILESESFYGCTQCSFLLHEACASFPRKKDHPLHKHRLILHPIPPKPLEVHMRMMGGKLYSRNVKGMFNCSGCDQLGFGFMYICSEKGCRFQLDARCASLPDPFIHGSHSHELFFNLTKGECMGCESSHCSPYSLECMECKSFLGLKCATLPSMTHYKHDKHPLALCYGEEDTTNAQYWCDICEAKLDAEEWFYTCNDYCNVTVHVSCLLGNPIFLKPTSFYIKQKRSTVSVIRNNDNTRAICYRCDRRSTQPFFFRYSDLVSSCSFNCLWDRVLKII; encoded by the coding sequence atggaagaAATCACATTGAAGTTAAGTTCTCGTGCTATACTGGTGTGTCGTCAATCTGATCCCTCTCAGTCGACGCACTTGCTTTCTCGACGATATGGTGGTCAACGAATGTCTAAATGCCTCATTTGCAGAACCAAGAAACATCATCGCACTAAGTATCATCTCCATTGTGATACCTGCGATTATGATATTCACAAGTCCTGTTATCTCTTACCAAGATGTCGTTCAATGCCTTTAACTAGGCCTCACACTCTCCGTGAGGGAAACGATTATCACAGTAGTTGCGACACATGTGGAGACGAGGTCTCCGAAAATGATCGGAGCTATCATTGTCCTACTTGTGAAATGTGTTACCACAAGGTTTGCAACTTGTACCCGCATGAGATCAGACATCCTTTTCACGCCCAACATCCTCTGAAACTCACCTTCTcctcagattcttcttttactGATTTGAAGGAGCTGCCCGCTTCATGGCAAGAGGAACCCTCCGACTCCGAAACAGAGGACTCCGATGCGTCAGATGATGTCTCCTCAGATTCTTCTATATCCGATGATGTCTCCTCAGATTCTTCTATATCCGATTTGAAATGCAAATGTTGTCAGACGAATCTCCAAGAGGTATACTATCACTGTTCTATTTGCAAATTTAACCTAAACCTCACTTGTGCTAGAAACCCACCACTTTCCACTATCTCTCATCTCAAGAGCCATGAGCACCCCCTCTCCATTTTTCCTAGACGAATCCCTTTGCCATGTGATGCTTGTGGCTTGTCTCTTGAAAACACCAATGATTACGTCTATGCTTGTCTTTCATGTAACCTCATGGTCCACATGGCATGTATCTTCTTACCACGTGTTATTAAAATCACCCGTCATCAACACCgtttatctctctctccctctcttcctTCCGGAATATACCCTTGTGGCGTCTGTCGCCTTACCATTGATGTCACCTATGGGCAGTTTTCTTGCAATAGGGGATGCCACTATGCTGTCCATTCCAAATGTGCAATAGAAGAAAGAATATGGGACGGAAAAGATCTTGACGGAGTTCCAGAAGAACCTGATGAAGACGTCGAGCCATTTGAGAGGATTGATGACAAGACAATACAACATTTCAGCCATGAGCATTATCTAAGACTCAACATCAGAAACGGAGTTTTTGATGCAGACAGCTTCTGTCAGGCATGCATCATACCAATCTTAGAGTCTGAAAGTTTTTATGGTTGTACGCAATGCAGCTTCCTTCTCCACGAAGCATGTGCTTCCTTTCCTCGTAAAAAAGACCATCCGCTACACAAACACCGGCTTATACTCCATCCAATTCCTCCTAAGCCACTTGAGGTCCACATGAGAATGATGGGGGGTAAATTGTATTCGCGAAATGTCAAAGGCATGTTCAATTGCAGTGGTTGTGACCAAttaggttttggtttcatGTACATATGCAGCGAAAAAGGCTGCCGATTCCAATTAGACGCACGATGCGCTTCCCTTCCGGATCCTTTTATACATGGAAGCCATTCACATGAGCTCTTCTTTAATCTCACAAAGGGAGAATGCATGGGGTGTGAGTCTAGTCATTGTTCACCTTATTCCCTTGAGTGTATGGAATGCAAGTCATTCTTGGGCCTAAAATGCGCTACTTTGCCAAGTATGACACACTACAAGCACGATAAACATCCACTCGCTCTTTGCTACGGGGAAGAAGATACAACAAATGCTCAATATTGGTGCGACATATGTGAGGCGAAATTAGATGCAGAAGAGTGGTTCTATACATGCAATGATTATTGCAATGTCACGGTTCATGTTAGTTGCTTACTGGGAAACCCAATCTTCTTGAAGCCAACGTCCTtctacataaaacaaaaacgttCAACGGTCTCAGTTATTCGTAACAATGATAACACTCGAGCAATTTGCTATAGGTGTGATCGTCGTTCCACACAACCCTTTTTCTTTCGGTATTCAGATTTGGTGTCTTCGTGttcttttaattgtttgtGGGATAGAGTACTTAAAATTATATAG
- a CDS encoding uncharacterized protein (unknown protein; BEST Arabidopsis thaliana protein match is: unknown protein (TAIR:AT3G53342.1); Has 19 Blast hits to 19 proteins in 6 species: Archae - 0; Bacteria - 0; Metazoa - 0; Fungi - 0; Plants - 19; Viruses - 0; Other Eukaryotes - 0 (source: NCBI BLink).) yields MVSFRNYFERLPVKLPNNRHVEKEKKKEVKEEDVENWGLRELIDGGAVAPGRILHRNNINIGSSRFVSYNSF; encoded by the coding sequence ATGGTAAGTTTCAGGAATTACTTCGAGAGGTTGCCTGTGAAGCTTCCTAATAACCGCCAtgtggagaaggagaagaagaaggaggtgAAAGAAGAGGACGTGGAGAATTGGGGGCTTAGAGAGTTGATCGATGGTGGTGCCGTTGCTCCTGGTAGGATTCTTCATAGGAACAACATCAACATCGGTTCCTCaaggtttgtttcttacaaCTCCTTTTAA